One region of Pagrus major chromosome 5, Pma_NU_1.0 genomic DNA includes:
- the kcnk17 gene encoding potassium channel subfamily K member 17 encodes MEIKEIFNLARVPSILMLGVVYVAYVLIGGVVFWKLEGDLGKKDISLLLLNKKKLLTTYTCLNQEGLEAVAQVVQDASKVGLSLKGNFTTDGFWKFTSSAVFAATVVTTIGYGNMSPSSTAGQIFCVFFALFGIPLNMVVLNRVGKYMLVIERNISDFLEEKTRRKTCTRFFVHLVSYLSGAVLFFVVPMLVFQMHEGWTYSQAIYYCFITLSTIGFGDFVADSNPDKVYPEWYSVLMASWIFFGLAWLALLINHSIDILERLNTHFKQRWGGQAQDKPDSAEGDNPDTQVEEEDELKKPPVTQ; translated from the exons ATGGAGATAAAGGAAATTTTCAACTTGGCACGGGTGCCCTCCATCCTTATGCTCGGAGTGGTTTATGTGGCCTATGTGCTGATCGGCGGGGTGGTTTTCTGGAAGCTGGAGGGAGATCTCGGAAAGAAGGACATCAGTCTTTTACTGTTGAACAAAAAGAAGCTGCTCACGACGTATACCTGTCTGAACCAAGAGGGCCTGGAGGCAGTGGCTCAG GTTGTTCAAGATGCATCCAAGGTGGGCCTGAGTTTGAAAGGCAACTTCACCACAGACGGCTTCTGGAAATTCACCAGCTCGGCTGTGTTTGCTGCCACTGTGGTCACAACTATAG GTTATGGGAACATGAGTCCCAGCTCTACTGCTGGCCAGATCTTCTGTGTATTCTTCGCACTATTTGGTATCCCGCTGAACATGGTGGTACTCAACAGGGTGGGCAAGTACATGCTCGTTATCGAGAGGAATATCTCTGACTTTCTGGAGGAGAAGACCAGGCGAAAG ACGTGTACCCGCTTTTTTGTCCACCTGGTGTCTTACCTGTCAGGAGCAGTTCTCTTCTTTGTTGTGCCCATGCTTGTGTTCCAAATGCATGAGGGCTGGACCTACTCCCAGGCCATCTACTACTGCTTCATCACCCTCAGCACCATTGGCTTTGGAGACTTTGTGGCAG ATAGTAATCCAGACAAAGTATACCCAGAGTGGTACAGCGTCCTCATGGCCTCATGGATCTTCTTTGGCCTGGCCTGGCTGGCCCTGCTTATCAATCACTCCATCGACATCCTGGAGCGGCTCAACACCCACTTCAAACAGCGGTGGGGCGGACAGGCGCAGGACAAACCTGACAGTGCAGAGGGTGACAACCCAGACacacaggtggaggaggaagatgagctCAAGAAGCCTCCAGTAACCCAGTAA
- the kcnk5a gene encoding potassium channel subfamily K member 5a produces the protein MVDKGPLLTSAIIFYLSIGAAIFQVLEEPNWKLAAKQYSAQKDKILEDYPCLTQDDLDKILEVVSDAAGQGVTITGSKTFNNWNWPNAVIFAATVITTIGYGNIAPKTSAGRVFCIFYGLFGVPLCLTWISELGKFFGGRAKHLGQYLTKKGFSLRKAQFTCTAIFLLWGLLVHLVLPPFVFMSQEGWSYIEGLYFSFVTLTTIGFGDLVAGVEPNKEYPTLYRYFVEVWIYLGLAWLSLFFNWKVRMVIEAHKALKKRRKLRKLSLDELRHYKESHKASLRLPPTPNDVNIFSFLSKKQEGYNDLIKQIGTKKDGRGNSNSVNTIIKAKEIGRSKSCNDAPMFNGHTILSLDRSPRQKRRYSFSDRVTVAFSKSKNYLLGSDNGLLLTEDHVEGNLELDQDQMYENQLDKDIDLEDRVGDCGAGGRRTWDSKEYHPLTFQNANITFIDEENFLSNNLEEDDDDDDGDDDDSKAKLSITTCDENIETNSKEEQSSESEGSVFTSDCSEHSHSYEKLVEEYAKEENTDS, from the exons ATGGTAGATAAAGGCCCCTTGTTGACTTCTGCCATTATTTTTTACCTGTCCATTGGGGCAGCAATTTTTCAAGTCCTGGAGGAGCCCAATTGGAAGCTGGCTGCAAAGCAGTATAGCGCCCAGAAGGATAAAATACTTGAGGACTATCCCTGTCTGACGCAAGATGAtttggacaaaatattagaG GTGGTGTCTGATGCTGCAGGCCAAGGGGTCACTATAACTGGCAGCAAGACCTTCAACAACTGGAACTGGCCAAATGCTGTTATCTTTGCTGCCACTGTTATCACTACTATCG GATATGGGAACATTGCTCCTAAAACGTCAGCAGGCCGTGTATTTTGCATCTTCTATGGGCTGTTTGGTGTGCCTTTATGTCTTACATGGATCAGTGAGCTTGGAAAGTTCTTTGGTGGCAGAGCCAAGCACCTTGGCCAGTATCTGACCAAGAAGGGATTTTCACTG AGAAAGGCTCAGTTTACCTGCACAGCTATTTTTCTCCTCTGGGGTCTGCTGGTCCATTTAGTCCTTCCACCTTTTGTATTTATGTCCCAAGAGGGTTGGTCATATATTGAAGGCCTGTACTTCTCGTTTGTCACGTTGACCACAATTGGCTTTGGGGACTTGGTAGCAG GTGTGGAACCAAATAAGGAATACCCAACTCTGTATCGTTACTTTGTAGAAGTGTGGATTTATCTGGGGTTGGCCTGGCTTTCTTTGTTCTTCAACTGGAAAGTGCGGATGGTGATTGAGGCCCACAAGGCACTCAAGAAACGCCGCAAGCTGCGCAAGCTATCTCTTGATGAGCTCCGGCACTACAAAGAGTCTCATAAGGCTTCGCTTCGTTTGCCACCCACTCCTAATGACGTCAACATTTTCAGCTTCCTGTCCAAGAAGCAAGAAGGCTACAATGACTTGATTAAGCAGATTGGCACCAAAAAAGATGGCAGAGGCAACAGCAACAGCGTCAACACCATAATTAAAGCCAAAGAGATTGGTCGTTCCAAGAGTTGCAATGACGCTCCCATGTTTAACGGTCATACCATCCTCAGTCTGGACCGTTCACCACGCCAAAAGAGACGCTATAGTTTCAGTGACCGCGTCACTGTTGCTTTTTCAAAGTCCAAGAATTACCTCCTGGGCTCAGATAATGGTTTGCTGCTAACAGAGGACCATGTAGAGGGTAATCTAGAACTTGACCAGGACCAAATGTATGAGAACCAGCTTGACAAGGACATTGACCTTGAGGACAGAGTGGGAGACTGTGGAGCAGGTGGTCGAAGGACATGGGACTCTAAAGAGTACCATCCTCttacatttcaaaatgcaaACATTACTTTTATAGACGAGGAGAACTTTCTCAGCAATAACttggaggaggatgatgatgatgacgatggtgatgatgatgattctaAAGCAAAACTGTCCATCACTACATGCGATGAAAACATTGAAACTAACTCCAAGGAGGAACAGAGTTCTGAATCTGAAGGGTCTGTGTTCACTAGTGACTGTTCAGAGCACAGCCACTCCTATGAGAAACTTGTAGAGGAATatgcaaaagaagaaaatacagactcTTGA